In Sphingobacterium sp. PCS056, the following proteins share a genomic window:
- a CDS encoding alpha/beta fold hydrolase: MKRIILFLCCVFTAQCMYGQTTTIYSKAYGESKNPAIIFIHGGPRGNSTLFEGTTALKIAEKGFYVIVYDRRGEGRSIDTTATFTYREAIADLNNLYQKYRIKKATLIAHSFGGLVGTLFTEQNPEKVTSLILAGALFSQQETYDHILGTTQKYYLAKKDSSMLYEISEIQKLSKNSAEYRKQCYEIASKNNYFKMPFPTKEANEIREEYERGEYGRNNIRNDRAPILFYQNENKNNIDTKPILKKLKKQVPLFAIYGQQDHIFSEKQFSDMKQIIQDQHFKIIDNCSHYLFVDQQEEFIDTVVKWIK, encoded by the coding sequence ATGAAACGAATTATTTTGTTCTTATGCTGTGTGTTTACAGCCCAGTGTATGTATGGGCAGACCACCACTATTTATTCTAAAGCATACGGAGAAAGTAAAAATCCAGCGATTATTTTCATTCATGGAGGCCCGCGAGGAAATTCAACACTATTTGAAGGAACAACTGCGCTTAAAATTGCAGAAAAAGGATTTTATGTTATTGTTTATGATCGACGTGGGGAAGGGCGCTCTATTGATACAACTGCAACTTTCACATATCGTGAAGCGATTGCTGATTTAAATAATCTGTACCAAAAGTATCGCATCAAAAAAGCTACTCTAATTGCACATAGTTTTGGAGGTTTAGTAGGAACGCTTTTTACAGAGCAAAATCCGGAAAAAGTAACATCACTCATACTTGCTGGAGCTTTATTTTCTCAACAAGAAACGTATGACCATATCTTAGGAACTACCCAAAAATATTATCTAGCAAAAAAAGACAGTTCGATGCTTTATGAAATTTCAGAAATACAGAAACTATCTAAAAATTCTGCTGAGTACAGGAAGCAATGTTATGAAATCGCAAGTAAGAATAATTATTTCAAAATGCCATTTCCAACAAAAGAAGCCAATGAAATTAGAGAAGAATATGAACGAGGTGAGTACGGCAGAAATAATATCAGAAATGATCGTGCACCCATTTTATTCTATCAAAATGAAAACAAAAATAATATCGATACAAAACCCATTTTAAAGAAGCTAAAAAAGCAGGTTCCGTTATTTGCTATTTACGGACAGCAGGATCATATATTCTCAGAAAAACAGTTCAGTGATATGAAGCAAATCATACAGGATCAGCATTTCAAAATTATTGATAATTGTTCTCATTATTTGTTTGTTGACCAACAGGAAGAATTTATAGACACGGTTGTTAAGTGGATCAAATAA
- a CDS encoding energy transducer TonB: MKYTGEFVSYFPNGNLESLQRFDEYSEPIDSSYYYYPNGKLKMIVVHQEIGKKMFSGTTDTHPFYLLYLDSIGNYLVKRGNGFLRISGPGDSYIEGELKNNKKEGKWSGWNMGTFYEELYHDDLLFQGKRFKKNGDIVLYFQENMESMATYPKGLQVFMRGLYENLNISYDLIKGISSESISVTFMVDRDGRTRNFRIAEQVPLKFREQLVSAIQKMGNWIPAKLQGMEVNVNYTIPIRIK; encoded by the coding sequence GTGAAATATACGGGCGAATTTGTGTCTTATTTTCCTAATGGGAACTTAGAAAGTTTGCAACGTTTTGATGAATATTCGGAACCTATTGATTCCTCTTACTATTATTATCCAAATGGTAAATTAAAAATGATCGTTGTCCATCAGGAAATTGGAAAAAAAATGTTTTCTGGAACGACAGACACCCATCCTTTTTATTTATTGTATCTCGATTCTATTGGTAATTATCTGGTAAAGAGAGGGAATGGATTTTTAAGAATTTCGGGTCCAGGAGATTCTTATATAGAAGGTGAATTGAAGAATAATAAGAAAGAAGGTAAATGGTCGGGATGGAATATGGGTACTTTTTACGAAGAATTATATCATGATGATTTATTGTTTCAGGGAAAGAGGTTTAAAAAAAATGGAGATATTGTGCTATACTTTCAAGAAAATATGGAAAGTATGGCAACATATCCTAAGGGTTTGCAGGTATTTATGAGGGGGCTCTATGAAAATCTGAACATTTCTTACGATCTTATAAAGGGTATATCGAGTGAATCTATTTCGGTGACGTTTATGGTTGATCGGGATGGGCGAACGAGAAATTTTAGGATTGCTGAACAAGTTCCTCTAAAATTCAGAGAGCAGCTTGTCAGTGCGATACAAAAAATGGGAAATTGGATTCCAGCTAAATTACAAGGAATGGAAGTAAATGTTAATTATACAATACCCATTCGCATCAAGTAA
- a CDS encoding SEL1-like repeat protein, whose protein sequence is MAHRIYLYNYDQKTNQTFDTYLGEWNYEIPLLLYPLLAEDVKVLGVELIANKEQGIVQLRYFFNLLADSYQLHYKKKYYESVNHMFEFLEALPYDSFVLNATDVFNMNEEKHEVQVKEWLLDIQHKGKLYKKAVKTQKLSVLDSLFSQRGYASFLDILQTDWINYGLGYFEEVALQKAVSFIFEESGKFGLRDAKGVILAPAVYDEIFESDLIYQIALVKKEGLYGYLQRDGKELVPPIYEKALDVFDFAREPLGEVKVNGNWGILKVYSNTWLVPPDYDAIESVAYGFLGVEAAGRFGVYNDENGLILPVESARPYVYDYDKDLFFTGQKENHKRKYYTKEGYYLGDFLEAEIIRAANCFWVKPNKGNKKGRLIDDKGNLILTDADQLIFFDNFDVLAIRKEKSWKFYHAAKHQFLLENDCITQVKTETNSGTKKNVFILQSKTGLGLFDADIDIWLIAPQAAITQIHYLQNGFLAIQKKDFYQLFDFENGLSVELYDYISNPLNYRTDEGLLFLYQGTNLFRVQEDKSIHQVEAQEYGNIYVNRFSFRGKDLEYFIFFYNRWNAQTGYNGEQLMDVETIKNMAFAAKEDQNYHEALRLFEISAQKNDVDSWTAIGLLLTDPEIESLFDPQRGISYYEKAAQQNHPIAWNNIGALYQNGIGYDFNIKKAIRAYERAAKLGDGMALSNLGDLYYFGVHVKQHYGKSLNFYQQAEKKYYYNYDKISEIYYRLRDYQNLLIYLKKDYDRSYSGIYYGILYENSMGVKADLKKAIMYYEQANAYSAYEYATQRLLYYYRDDPTFKNEHKFQKWKSFAEAQGFEIA, encoded by the coding sequence ATGGCACATCGAATATATTTATACAATTACGATCAAAAAACGAATCAAACGTTTGATACTTATCTTGGTGAGTGGAATTACGAAATTCCATTGTTACTCTATCCACTATTGGCCGAAGATGTCAAAGTGCTGGGGGTTGAGCTGATTGCAAACAAAGAACAAGGTATTGTGCAGCTACGTTACTTTTTTAACTTGCTGGCAGACTCTTATCAGTTGCATTATAAAAAAAAATACTACGAATCCGTCAACCATATGTTCGAATTTTTGGAAGCTTTACCTTATGATTCTTTTGTCTTAAATGCGACAGATGTTTTTAATATGAACGAAGAAAAGCATGAGGTCCAAGTAAAAGAGTGGTTGCTGGATATACAACATAAAGGTAAATTATACAAAAAGGCTGTGAAGACTCAAAAACTTTCTGTGTTAGACAGTTTATTTTCACAAAGAGGTTACGCCTCATTTCTCGATATTTTACAAACCGATTGGATCAATTACGGATTGGGTTATTTTGAGGAGGTGGCTCTTCAGAAAGCTGTCTCTTTTATTTTTGAAGAATCAGGTAAGTTTGGCTTGCGCGATGCAAAGGGTGTTATTTTGGCTCCAGCGGTGTATGATGAGATTTTTGAATCAGATCTTATCTATCAGATAGCGCTGGTTAAAAAAGAGGGTTTGTACGGTTACTTGCAGCGAGATGGGAAAGAATTAGTTCCTCCAATTTATGAGAAGGCCCTTGATGTGTTCGATTTTGCACGTGAACCTTTAGGTGAAGTAAAAGTGAATGGGAACTGGGGGATTTTAAAAGTGTATTCTAATACTTGGTTAGTTCCTCCTGATTATGATGCTATCGAAAGCGTGGCTTATGGATTTTTAGGTGTAGAGGCGGCTGGAAGATTTGGTGTTTATAACGATGAAAATGGGCTTATTCTTCCTGTTGAGAGCGCAAGACCGTATGTATATGACTATGATAAAGATCTTTTTTTTACGGGACAAAAGGAAAATCATAAACGAAAATATTATACAAAAGAAGGGTATTATCTGGGTGATTTTCTAGAGGCAGAGATCATCCGGGCAGCTAATTGCTTCTGGGTCAAACCGAATAAAGGAAATAAGAAAGGTAGATTGATCGATGATAAGGGCAATCTTATACTAACGGATGCAGATCAACTTATTTTCTTTGACAATTTTGATGTATTGGCTATTCGTAAAGAAAAAAGTTGGAAATTCTATCATGCTGCAAAACATCAGTTTTTACTTGAAAATGATTGTATCACTCAGGTTAAAACAGAAACTAATAGCGGAACTAAAAAGAACGTTTTTATACTTCAATCTAAGACGGGATTGGGGCTTTTTGATGCCGATATTGACATTTGGTTGATTGCGCCTCAAGCAGCGATTACTCAGATTCATTATTTGCAAAATGGCTTTTTAGCTATTCAAAAAAAAGACTTCTATCAACTTTTTGATTTCGAAAACGGTCTGTCAGTCGAGCTATATGACTATATTTCTAATCCTTTGAATTATAGAACGGACGAAGGTTTGTTATTTCTATATCAAGGAACGAACTTGTTTCGGGTGCAGGAAGATAAAAGCATTCATCAAGTTGAAGCTCAGGAATATGGTAACATCTACGTGAATCGCTTTTCGTTTAGGGGAAAAGATTTAGAATACTTTATTTTCTTTTATAATCGTTGGAATGCGCAAACAGGATATAATGGTGAGCAATTGATGGATGTTGAAACTATTAAAAATATGGCTTTCGCAGCAAAAGAGGATCAAAATTACCACGAGGCACTTCGTCTATTTGAAATATCTGCTCAGAAAAATGATGTAGACAGTTGGACAGCAATAGGGTTATTGCTCACCGATCCTGAAATTGAGTCTTTGTTTGATCCGCAAAGAGGTATCAGCTATTATGAAAAAGCAGCGCAACAAAACCATCCTATAGCATGGAATAATATTGGGGCACTATATCAAAATGGGATCGGTTACGATTTTAACATAAAGAAAGCAATTCGGGCCTACGAAAGAGCTGCAAAGCTAGGAGATGGAATGGCACTTAGCAATTTGGGTGATTTGTACTACTTTGGGGTACATGTCAAGCAGCATTATGGTAAGTCTTTGAACTTCTATCAGCAAGCAGAAAAAAAATACTATTATAATTACGATAAAATTTCAGAAATCTATTATCGATTAAGAGATTATCAAAATCTGTTGATTTACCTCAAGAAAGATTATGATCGTTCTTATTCGGGTATATATTATGGTATCCTATACGAAAATAGTATGGGAGTAAAAGCAGATTTGAAGAAAGCTATCATGTATTATGAACAAGCCAACGCATACAGTGCTTACGAATATGCCACACAACGTTTGCTGTATTACTATAGGGATGACCCAACTTTTAAAAACGAACATAAATTCCAGAAATGGAAATCATTCGCCGAAGCACAGGGCTTTGAAATCGCTTAA
- a CDS encoding Crp/Fnr family transcriptional regulator → MHEQLIELITQHVGLSAQQQELCRRFMEPVFYPKNSIIEEEGKVPAYLYYVVSGFLRLFHYNDKGDEVTTHINCPPGFITSYAHFNNGSRSEENLECITECELLRITKVDLDLLIKEIPSFKDFSIYVFQQSLSYNEKRSKELATLTAEQRYLRLMDVQPELLQNVPMQYIASFLGMNPKSLSRIRKQIIR, encoded by the coding sequence ATGCACGAACAACTTATCGAACTGATTACACAGCATGTTGGGCTTTCTGCCCAGCAACAGGAGCTGTGCAGGAGGTTTATGGAACCGGTTTTTTATCCTAAAAACAGTATCATCGAAGAAGAAGGGAAGGTTCCTGCTTATCTCTATTATGTAGTGTCAGGCTTTTTGCGTTTGTTCCACTATAATGATAAGGGTGATGAAGTGACGACACATATCAATTGTCCTCCAGGATTTATTACCTCCTATGCCCATTTTAACAATGGCTCCCGTTCTGAAGAAAATCTTGAATGTATTACTGAATGTGAACTTTTGCGTATAACCAAGGTAGATCTTGATCTATTAATAAAAGAAATACCATCGTTTAAAGATTTCAGCATCTATGTGTTTCAGCAATCTCTTTCTTATAATGAAAAACGTTCCAAAGAGTTGGCTACACTCACCGCTGAACAAAGGTATTTGAGATTGATGGATGTGCAGCCAGAGTTGTTGCAAAACGTTCCGATGCAATATATCGCTTCTTTTCTAGGTATGAATCCTAAAAGTTTGAGCCGGATCCGCAAACAGATCATTAGGTAA
- a CDS encoding class I SAM-dependent methyltransferase codes for MNSKQLISRNIEVFYNNASEETRLEKGMGVFEFERIKILIEKYLPIGTSKIIDIGGGTGKYAAWLAQKGHDVYLVEPVLKHFEIAKNRANKLKNKFSIHLGEARRLEFPNHFADLIILHGPLYHLQTREDRAVAISEARRVLKDNGIILAFAINYTASTVVGLLSGLIHKNSFFQMCKEELVTGLHNPPNDFPWLLAEAYYHKPEELKDEFIHQELTYLRTYAVEGMIWLDKDYFANMLNEKRRETLLELLQVTEDDNYLLPFSPHMMIAVQKKYNYGK; via the coding sequence ATGAATAGCAAACAGTTAATAAGTCGAAATATAGAGGTATTCTACAATAATGCATCTGAAGAAACCCGATTAGAAAAGGGAATGGGTGTATTTGAATTTGAAAGAATCAAAATCCTCATCGAAAAATATCTTCCTATAGGTACTTCAAAAATAATAGATATTGGTGGGGGTACAGGAAAATATGCAGCATGGCTTGCGCAAAAGGGACACGACGTTTATCTCGTAGAACCCGTTTTAAAACATTTTGAAATAGCGAAAAATAGAGCCAATAAGTTGAAAAATAAGTTTTCTATCCATTTAGGAGAAGCTCGAAGATTGGAATTTCCGAATCATTTTGCTGATCTCATTATCTTGCATGGCCCACTTTATCATCTGCAAACTAGAGAAGATAGAGCGGTAGCTATTTCTGAAGCTAGAAGGGTGTTGAAAGATAATGGGATTATTTTGGCGTTTGCCATCAATTATACCGCATCAACTGTCGTTGGATTATTAAGCGGACTTATTCACAAAAATTCATTTTTCCAAATGTGTAAAGAAGAATTAGTAACAGGGCTGCACAATCCTCCCAACGATTTTCCTTGGCTTTTAGCAGAAGCCTATTATCACAAACCAGAGGAATTAAAAGATGAATTTATCCATCAGGAATTAACCTATCTTCGTACTTACGCAGTAGAAGGTATGATTTGGTTGGATAAAGATTATTTTGCCAATATGCTTAATGAAAAAAGGCGAGAGACCTTATTAGAGCTTCTTCAAGTTACTGAAGATGATAACTATCTTTTACCATTTAGTCCACACATGATGATTGCGGTACAAAAAAAATATAATTATGGAAAATAA
- a CDS encoding ATP-binding protein: protein MKNKTKITNASIESAGLPKDAKHVIAEYIWNGFDAKATTISIDIANNELGFITSISIRDNGEGIQQETLEYSFGNFLDSLKKNKLKRSSYTRGKKGKGRFSFSLFANRATWQTTIKVDDKLISYRIRIDRDTKEQYDISDIKSSAQNKGTGTTVTLEGIFGLTAATLDSVEFTDFLAQEFGWYLHLNRDWGYRILLNGELLNYDNLIQETDSTTFTLYSIQENSYRFQVNYIRWKQQIGDRYYYYFLNSSKTEVAKLLSSFNNNAIDFHHSVYIDSAFFDHFEQDDIALSSESNLFSEKEQQVIYRKLLAELRDFLDRKQKKYIREQAVTVKLDELQKKNLLPHYNDSDLDIKRKKVLLALIQELYIADPRAFVGIKADLIRTYLGLLDLILQTERKQDILPLFENAIALSDKEREAIRKLLEK from the coding sequence ATGAAGAATAAGACCAAGATTACAAACGCAAGTATAGAATCGGCAGGTTTGCCAAAAGACGCTAAGCATGTTATAGCAGAATATATCTGGAATGGATTTGACGCTAAAGCCACAACTATTTCCATTGATATAGCAAATAACGAACTCGGATTTATAACGAGTATCAGCATCCGTGATAATGGAGAAGGAATACAACAGGAAACATTGGAGTATTCATTCGGTAATTTCCTAGATTCTCTGAAAAAAAACAAGTTAAAACGCAGTTCCTATACACGAGGAAAAAAAGGTAAGGGTCGCTTTTCTTTTTCTCTTTTTGCCAACCGCGCAACGTGGCAAACTACTATAAAAGTAGATGATAAACTGATTTCTTACCGCATACGCATAGATCGTGATACGAAAGAACAATACGATATCAGCGATATCAAATCATCTGCCCAGAACAAAGGGACAGGTACAACCGTAACATTGGAGGGCATATTTGGTTTGACAGCTGCAACACTCGACTCAGTAGAGTTCACAGATTTCCTAGCGCAGGAATTTGGATGGTATCTACATCTCAATCGCGATTGGGGCTACCGCATCCTCTTAAATGGAGAGCTGCTCAATTATGACAACTTGATCCAAGAAACGGATAGTACCACGTTTACCCTTTACAGTATTCAAGAGAATTCCTATCGTTTTCAGGTTAATTATATCCGCTGGAAACAACAGATCGGAGACCGATACTATTACTATTTCTTAAACAGCAGCAAAACCGAAGTCGCCAAACTACTGAGTAGCTTTAATAATAATGCAATAGACTTTCACCACTCGGTATATATTGACTCGGCTTTTTTCGATCATTTCGAACAAGATGATATCGCTTTATCTTCAGAAAGCAATCTTTTCAGTGAAAAGGAACAGCAGGTGATATACCGTAAGCTATTGGCTGAATTACGCGATTTTTTAGATCGCAAACAGAAAAAGTATATCCGCGAACAAGCCGTAACGGTAAAATTAGATGAGCTGCAAAAGAAAAACCTCCTACCCCATTACAATGATTCAGATTTAGATATAAAGCGGAAAAAGGTTTTATTGGCCCTCATACAGGAACTATATATTGCCGATCCTCGAGCTTTTGTAGGTATTAAAGCAGATCTGATACGCACATACCTCGGACTTCTTGACCTGATCCTACAAACAGAGCGTAAACAGGATATATTGCCACTATTTGAAAATGCCATAGCGCTATCAGATAAGGAAAGAGAGGCGATCAGAAAATTACTTGAAAAATAA
- a CDS encoding NAD-dependent epimerase/dehydratase family protein, whose product MTTKKLVLVSGANGHLGNNLVRLLIKKGFVVRASVRNMKNRSYFKDLNCEVVQADITDKESFKRALQGVDTFYAVGAAFKLWAKDPQKEIYDVNMLGTRHTIEAAAEAGVKKIVYVSSIAALDYSHLPTKESNGYNPDRRDTYYNSKNDGEKLAFELAKELGIALVSVMPGAMIGSEAIQPLNVSYRILRLILAKQIPVDTRIALNWVDVKDVAEGCYLAAEKGRSGERYILANERCMSITDTTKLAHKLYPELKLHIPATVPKFVLYSIAGLMQFSAKLRGTAPIITTKDIAMFSGLQQDFDISKARNELGFNPKSSEQAVKEALAYLMEHQDLL is encoded by the coding sequence ATGACAACTAAAAAATTGGTATTGGTATCCGGAGCTAACGGGCATTTGGGCAATAACTTAGTACGATTATTAATAAAAAAGGGTTTTGTAGTACGGGCATCTGTACGTAATATGAAAAACAGATCGTATTTCAAGGATCTGAACTGTGAGGTCGTTCAGGCAGATATCACCGATAAGGAATCTTTTAAGAGGGCGCTGCAAGGTGTGGATACGTTCTATGCGGTAGGGGCGGCTTTCAAATTATGGGCTAAAGATCCACAAAAGGAAATTTACGATGTGAATATGCTAGGAACTCGCCATACTATAGAAGCTGCAGCAGAAGCTGGAGTCAAAAAAATTGTATACGTAAGTTCTATAGCAGCATTAGACTACAGCCATCTACCAACAAAAGAAAGCAACGGTTATAATCCTGATCGGCGGGATACCTATTATAATTCCAAAAATGATGGTGAAAAATTAGCTTTTGAACTGGCAAAGGAATTGGGTATAGCATTGGTTTCGGTGATGCCAGGGGCGATGATTGGTAGCGAGGCCATTCAACCGCTCAATGTTTCCTATCGTATTTTAAGATTGATTTTAGCAAAACAGATTCCTGTAGACACCCGTATCGCACTCAATTGGGTAGATGTTAAAGATGTGGCAGAAGGTTGCTATCTAGCTGCAGAAAAAGGAAGATCGGGAGAGCGTTATATCCTTGCCAATGAAAGGTGTATGAGCATAACTGATACAACCAAACTGGCGCACAAACTTTATCCTGAACTTAAACTTCATATTCCAGCAACTGTCCCTAAATTTGTGCTTTATAGTATTGCTGGATTGATGCAGTTTTCGGCAAAATTGCGGGGCACAGCCCCCATTATCACTACCAAAGATATCGCTATGTTCTCTGGTCTTCAACAGGACTTTGATATTTCCAAGGCAAGAAACGAATTAGGTTTCAATCCGAAAAGTAGTGAACAAGCAGTCAAAGAGGCTTTAGCTTACCTGATGGAACATCAGGATCTGCTGTAA
- a CDS encoding GNAT family N-acetyltransferase → MELNFKTERLYIRPISEHDIENVHRLHSLAETDEFNTLGIPKDIQETRKIVENWILENNKRHTFAIELKKDHEFIGLIGINLGKEKYKNAEVWFKLDSKFWNKGYATESLKRIIAFGFNDLNLHRIEAGCAVANTGSIQVLEKVGMLREAHTRKLLPLKSGWSDNYGYAILSTD, encoded by the coding sequence ATGGAATTAAATTTTAAAACGGAAAGATTATATATACGACCAATTTCAGAACATGATATTGAAAATGTTCACCGTTTACACAGTTTAGCAGAAACAGATGAATTTAACACTTTGGGAATTCCAAAAGATATACAGGAAACAAGGAAAATTGTTGAGAACTGGATTTTAGAAAATAACAAAAGACACACATTTGCGATTGAACTAAAAAAAGATCACGAATTCATTGGTTTGATCGGAATCAATTTAGGAAAAGAAAAATATAAAAATGCTGAAGTATGGTTCAAATTGGATTCCAAATTTTGGAATAAGGGCTACGCAACAGAAAGTTTAAAAAGAATAATCGCTTTTGGTTTTAACGATCTAAATCTTCATAGAATAGAAGCCGGTTGTGCTGTAGCGAATACAGGTTCTATACAGGTATTAGAGAAGGTTGGAATGTTGCGAGAAGCACATACCAGAAAATTATTACCACTAAAATCGGGTTGGTCTGATAACTACGGATACGCTATTTTATCAACGGACTAA
- a CDS encoding (deoxy)nucleoside triphosphate pyrophosphohydrolase, translating to MLHVTCAIIEHNNKVLICQRSAKMKLPMKWEFPGGKVELDESQEDCLKREIKEELGMTISTVRKLTAVEYQYPEFAVCLYPFICNWESGAILATEHRQAIWVEPSKLINYDWADADRPILREYLSL from the coding sequence ATGCTACATGTAACCTGTGCTATAATTGAACATAATAATAAAGTGTTGATCTGTCAACGTTCTGCTAAGATGAAGCTCCCGATGAAATGGGAGTTTCCTGGTGGCAAGGTCGAACTGGATGAATCGCAAGAAGACTGCCTAAAAAGGGAGATCAAAGAAGAACTGGGCATGACCATTTCTACCGTCAGAAAACTGACAGCGGTAGAATATCAGTACCCTGAATTTGCCGTATGCCTCTATCCTTTTATTTGCAATTGGGAATCTGGCGCTATACTCGCAACGGAACATAGACAAGCAATATGGGTGGAACCGTCGAAATTAATCAACTACGACTGGGCGGATGCTGACCGGCCTATCTTACGTGAATATTTGAGTTTATGA